GGTTGGCGAGTACCTCGGCTCCTCGGCCGGGGTGGGGTACCTGATTTCCCAGGCCGAGGGGACCTTCGACACCACCGGGGTGTTCACCGGCATGGTCGTGCTTTCGGTGGTGGTGCTCGTCGTCGATGCGGGAGTCGACCGCGTCGAGCGCCACCTGCTGCGGTGGAAGCCCCGCCGCGGCATCGAGTTGGGAGGACAACGATGAAGCGGGCGAGGGTGGGCGCGCTGCTGCTCGCGGCGGCGCTGGCGATGACCGCTTGTCAGCAGAAACCGGGGGAACGCGTCGAGGGGGGTGAACTGACCATCGGGGTCGGCGGCCAGCCGCTGCTGGTTTACCTGCCGACCACGCTCGCGCAGCAGCTCGGGTACTACGAGGAGGAGGGCCTCAAGGTCAAGCTGGAGGACCTGCAGGGCGGCTCGAAGGCGTTGCAGGCCATGCAGGGCGGCAGCGTGGACGTGGTCAGCGGTTACTACGACCACACCATCCAGATGCAGGCCAAGAAGAAGGAGGTGAAGTCGTTCGTCACCATGCTGAGGTACCCGTCGATCGTGCTGGCCGTCTCGCCGAAGGCAGGCAAGCCGATCGACTCGATCGACGACCTCGCCGGGGCGAACGTCGGCGTGACCGCGCCCGGCTCCTCCACCGACTTCTTCCTCAAGTACCTGCTGAGCAAGCACGGGCTCGACCCCGGCGCGGCGAACGTGCAGGGCATCGGCGGGGACGCGGGTGCGGTGGCCGCGATGGAGCAGGGCCGGGTGGACGCCGCGGTGATGATCGACCCGGCGGTTTCGGTGCTGCAGACCAGGGTCGGCGTGGACAAGGTGAAGATCCTCACCGACACGCGCACCGCGCAGGGCGTGCAGGAGGACTTCGGGGTGCCCGCCTATCCGGCCGCGGTGCTGTACTCCTCGGCCGAGTGGCTGGCCGGCAACGGTGACACCGCGCGGAAACTGGCCAACGCGATCGTCAAGACCCTGCGGTGGATCGAACAGCACTCACCGGACGAGATCGCCGCGCGCATGCCCGCCGAGTACGCCCAGGGCGACCGGGGCGTCTACGTGCAGGCGATCGGGCGGGCCAAGGAGTCCTTCTCGCGGGACGGCACCATGCCCGCGGACGGCGCGCAGGCGGTGCACCGGGTGCTCTCCCAGTTCGACACCGAGATCGCGAGCGCCCCGATGGACCTCTCCCGCACCTATTCGAACGAGTACCTGCCCCAGTGAAGCCGTGAAGGTGGCTTTCCCGGCACTCGACAACCTGCCGGGAAAGCCACCTTCACCGCGCTCAGAGCTTGACCGGGTACACCGGCTCCGGGATCTCCGGCTTGATCCGGTTCTCCACGAAGATGCCGTGCCAGATCATGAAGACCACCAGCGCCCAGATCCGGCGGCTGTGGTCCAGCGTGCCCGCCTTGTGCTCCTCGAGCATCCGCAGCACGGCCGCCTTGTCGAACAGGTCCTCGGTCTTCGAGTCCGAGACGATGCCACGCGCCCAGTCGTACATGTCGGTGCGCAGCCAGTGCCGGATCGGCACCGGGAAGCCCAGCTTGCGCCGGTTGAGCACGTGCGCGGGCACGATCCCGTCCAGCGCGCGGCGCAGCGCGTGCTTGGTGGTCTCGCGGGTGATCTTCTCCTCGAGCGGGATGCTCGCGGCCACCTTGAACACCTCGGCGTCGAGGAACGGCACCCGCAGCTCCAGCGAGTTCGCCATGGTCACCTTGTCCGCCTTGACCAGGATGTCGCCGCGCAGCCAGGTGAACAGGTCCACGTGCTGCATCCGCGCCACCGGGTCCCAGTCCCGCGAGATCCGGTACCACGGCTCGGTGACGTCCTGGTGCCCGACGCCGTCGGTGAAGTTGCGCAGCACGCCGCGCAGCTGGTCCTCGCGGAAGATGCGCGCGTTGCCGTAGTAGCGCTCCTCCAGCGACAGCGAGCCGCGGCGCAGCAGGTCCTTGCCGCGGGTGCCCTCCGGGATCTTGGTGGACACCTTGCCCAGCAGGCTCTTCACCGCTCCCGGCATCTTTTCGAAGCGCGCCAGCGAAAGCGGCTCGCGGTAGATGGTGTAGCCGCCGAACAGCTCGTCGGAGCCCTCGCCGGAGAGCACCGCCTTGACGTACTTGCGGGCCTCGCGCGCGATGAACCACAGCGGCACCAGCGCCGGGTCGGCCACCGGGTCGTCGAGGTACCAGACGATCAGCGGCAGCGCCTCCATCATCTCGTCGCTGGAGACGGTGCGGATGACGTGCTTGACCCCGATCGCCTCGGCCGACTCGGCCGCCACGTCCACCTCGGAGTAGCCCTCGCGCTCGAAGCCGGTGGTGAACGCGATCAGGTTCGGGTTGTGCCGCTTGGCCAGCGCCGCGGTGGCGGTGGAGTCGATGCCGCCGGAGAGGAACGCGCCGACGGTCACGTCCGGGTCGGCGATCATGTGCTTGGCCACCGAGTCCTGCATGACCTGCGAGATGCGCTCGTACAGCTCCTCGGAGCCCTTCGGCCCGGAGACCGGCTTCGCGGTGAACTCGGGGAAGAAGTAGCGCTCGGTCTTGACCTGGCCGCCGGGGGAGACGGTGAACGAGGTGCCCGACTCGATCCGGCGCACGCCGGCGTGCAGCGACTCGGGCTCCGGCACGTACTGCAGGGTCAGGTAGTGCTGCAGCGCGATCTGGTCGAGCTGCTGCTTGACGCCCAGGGTGTCCGACAGCTCCAGCAGGCTCTTCTTCTCGCTGGAGAAGGCGACGCCGCCGGGGCCCTCGGAGTAGAACAGCGGCTTGATGCCGAACGGGTCGCGGGCGCCGTAGACCAGCTTCTCCTGCGAGTCCCAGATCATGAAGGCGAACATGCCGCGCAGCTTCTTGACCGCGTCCGGGCCGAGGAAGTGGTATGCGGCCACGATGGCCTCGCCGTCACCCTCGGTGTTGAACTTCGCGCCGTGCTCCGTGGCGAGCGTCTCACGCAGTTCGAGGTAGTTGTAGATCTCGCCGTTGAAGTTCATCGTGTACCGGTTCGGCGACTCCGGCGGGCCCCAGGTCAGGGGCTGGTGGGAGTGCTCGAGGTCGATGAAGGCGAGCCGGTTGAACCCGTAGACCACCTCGGCGTCCGCCCAAGTGTCGGTCTCGTCGGGACCGCGATGCCGCTGACAGCGCAGGGCCGCGCCCACCGCGTCCCGTGCCTTCGCCGCGTCTTCTTCAGTGGCGCACACCAGTCCGAGCAGGCCGCACACGTGTCTTCACACACCTCTGGTCGTAGCCGTAAGTCGAGTGGCCAAGTATGGCCGACACGAACGATTACCCCTTGGTCGGGACCGCCCGGTTGCTCGGCTAGGCTCCGGGACGTCAAATGGATCGCGCTAGGAGGAATCCCGCAGTGGGCGTTGCAGAGCGCACCCCGGCCAAGAGGCGGTCGAAGGTCGGCAAGGTGACCGGGTTGGCCGCGCTCGTCGCCGCCACGGCGACCGGGTGCTCCGGGGATGAGGTCCTGCGCTTCGGCTGGCCGGAGGGGGTCACCCCGCAGGCCGAGAGCATGCGCAACCTGTGGACCTGGTCGGTGATCGCCGCACTGGTGGTCGGTGTCATCGTGTGGGCGCTGATCTTCTGGTCGGTCGCCTTCCACCGCAAGAAGAAGGCCGCGGACGGGGTGACGGAGGAGCTGCCGAGGCAGTTCCAGTACAACGTCCCGCTGGAGCTCTTCTGCGTGGTCGTGCCGGTGATCATGGTCTGCGTGCTGTTCTTCTTCACCGCGACCACCGAGTCGAAGGTGCTGGCCAAGACCGAGGACCCGGACGTCACCGTCGACGTGATCGCCTTCCAGTGGAACTGGGAGTTCCGCTACCCGAGCGAGTCGCGCGACGCCGAGGCCCAGACGATCAGCACGGTCGGCAGCTCGGCCGAGATCCCGATCCTGGTGCTGCCGACGGACCGCACGATCAGGTACAACCTGCTCTCCACCGACGTGATCCACTCGTTCTGGGTGCCGGAGTTCCACTTCAAGCGCGACGTGATGCCGCACCCGGACAAGAACAACCAGGACTCCTCGTTCGAGAACACCATCGATCGCGAAGGTGCCTTCGTCGGCCGCTGCGCCGAGCTGTGCGGTACCTACCACTCGGTGATGAACTTCGAGGTGCGGGCGCTCTCGCCGGACAAGTACGACCAGTTCATCCGGCTGCGCACCCAGGTCAACCCGGCTACCGGCAAGCCGAACACCACGGCCGAGGCGCTGTCCGCGCTGAACTGTGGTGAGCTGTGCGCGCCGCAGGCGACCACCACGCAGCCGTTCAACACCGACCGCACCGCCCGGACCGCGACCGGCTGATCGCGACCCCGCAGTCCGTAGTCCGCAGCTCAGAGTGAGGAAAGCCCCATGAAGGTCGAAGCCAGGATCTTCGACATCGTCACCCTCTTCGCCTTCCTGGTCGCCGTGGTCTACGGCGTGATGACCGGGAAGATGAGCCCGTACGGCGTCGAGCCGGTCGGCCTGGTGGCGCTGATCCTCACCGGTGGTCTCTCGTTGCTGGCGGGCAGCTACCTGCGCTTCGTCGCCCGCCGCATCGAGCCGCGGCCGGAGGACCGGGAGGACGCCGAGGTCAGCGACGGTGCCGGTGAGCTGGGCTTCTTCAGCCCCGGCAGCTACTGGCCGGTCGGCCTGGCCGCCTCCGCGGCGACCGCGGGCGTGGCGATGGCCTTCTTCGAGATCTGGCTGCTGGTCACCGCGATCGTGATGCTGCTGATCACCATCGGCGGCCTGGTGTTCGAGTACCACACCGGCCCCAACCACGACTGACGCGAGTCATCGGAGCGGCCCGCCACCCTGACCGGGGAGGCGGGCCGCTTTGTCGTGCGACCGCCGTCGACCGCAAAAGGGCCCGCCCCCGAGATCGGAGGCGGGCCCTGGAGCGTTCAGTTACTTCAGTGACGTGGAGAGCGCGACCCACCGGGTGAGCAGGTCGGCGGCGGCGCCGGAGTCGATCGCCTCGGCGGCCCTGGCCAGGCCCGAGCCGATGTCCTCGGTGAGCGAGCCGGTGAACCCGGTGTGCGCGGCCAGCGCGCCCGCCGCGTTGACCAGGACGGCATCCCGCACCGGCCCAGGCTTGCCGGAGACGAGCTCCCGCACCACCTCGGCGTTGAAGGCGGCGTCCCCGCCTCGCAGGTCCTCAGCGGTCGAGCGGGCGATCTCCCACGCGGCCGGGTCGATCGACTCCTCGCGGACCTGGCCGCGTGAGACCACCCACGCCGAAGTCGTGGTTGTGGTGGTGATCTCATCCAGCCCGTCGTCCCCGCGGACCAGCAGCACCGAGTTGCCGCGCCGGGCGAACACCTCGGCCAGCACCGCGGTCTTGTCCCGGTAGGCGCAGCCGATCAGCGCCGACGACGGCTGGGCCGGGTTGGTCAGCGGTCCGAGCAGGTTGAACGTGGTGGGCACGCCCAGCTGCTGGCGCGTCGGGCCGGCGTGCCGGAAACCCGGGTGGAAGATCGGCGCGAAGCAGAAGCCGATGCCCAGCTCGGCCACGCAGCGCTCCACCCCGGCGGGCGGCAGGTCGATGGCCACGCCGAGCGACTCCAGCACGTCGGCCGCGCCGGACTTCGACGAGGCCGCGCGGTTGCCGTGCTTGACCACCGGCGCGCCGGCCGCGGCGACCACCAGCGAGGTCATCGTGGAGATGTTCACCGAACCGGAGCGGTCACCGCCGGTGCCGACGATGTCCACCGCGGCCATGTCCACGTGCACCCGGCGGGCGTGCGCCAGCATCGCCTCGGCGAAGCCGGAGATCTCGGCCGGGGTCTCGCCCTTGGCCCGCAGCGCCACCGCGAACCCGGCGACCTGCGCGTCGGTGGCCGAACCGGACATCACCTGGTCCATCGCCCACGCGGTGTCCCGCGCGGAGAGGTCGGCGCCGTCGATGAGCTGGTTGAGCAGTACCGGCCAGCTGTGCTCGGGCACGGCGGGCTCAGCCGCGGACGGCCGGGACCGGCGTGGCGCGCAGGACCTCGGCGACGGTCTCGGCGGCGGTCAGCGGGTCGAGCGGGTGCACCAGCACGGCGTCCGCCTGCGACCAGGTGGCCAGCCAGCGGTCGTCCTTGCGCCGGACCGCGACCACGATCGGGGGGCAGTCGGCGATCTCGTTCTTGAGCTGCCTGGTCAGCCCGATGCCGCCGGTCGGCTGCGCCTCACCGTCGAGAATTGCGAGATCCGCCTCACCCGCGTCCATCGCCATCAGCACCTCGGCCACGGTGCCGGCCTCGAGGTAGTCGACCCGTCCGAGGTCGGTGGCTGGACGGCGGCCGACCGCGGAGATGATCGACTCGCGCACCTCGGCGCGGTGGCTGAAGACCAGGATCTTCTTCGCGGTCGACTCGGTCATGAAAACTGCCTCCGGCCTGGTTGTGGAGCGGGATGCGCCGATGCTATCTGCCCGGTGCCGCCGCGCCCAGCACCAGGGCGTCCGCGAGTGTGATCCAGTTCGCCCGCGACGCGCCGGAGACCCGGGGGACGGGCGACGGTAACGAGAGGACATAATGCGACTCGTGACAACGGCTCCCACCATCAGCCAGCGGGTGCACTCGCTGAACCGGCCCAACATGGTCAGCGTCGGCACCATCGTCTGGCTGTCCAGCGAGCTCATGTTCTTCGCTGGGCTGTTCGCGATGTTCTTCACGGTCAAGGCACAGAACTCGAGCGGCCACTGGCCGCCGATCCTGGAGTCGACCGGCGAACCGATCCACCTGAACCTCCCGTACGCGCTGCCCTTCACCATCATCCTGGTGGCGTCCTCGTTCACCTGCCAGCTCGGCGTGTTCGCGGCGGAGAAGGGTGACGTCTACGGGCTTCGCCGGTGGTACCTGATCACCCTGCTGATGGGGGCGATCTTCGTCGGCGGTCAGGGTTACGAGTACCTCCAGCTGATCAACGAGGGCGTGACCATCCCGTCCGGTGCGTTCGGCACGGTCTTCTACCTGACCACCGGCTTCCACGGTCTGCACGTGATCGGCGGGCTCATCGCGTTCGTGTACCTGCTCATCCGCACCCGGCTGAGCAAGTTCACCCCGGCCCAGGCCACCTCGGCGATCGTGGTGTCGTATTACTGGCACTTCGTCGACATCGTGTGGATCGGGCTGTTCGCGGTGATCTACATCGTTCCCTGAGACCAGCCGTCCCGGCCGAACTGACAGCAAGGGTTGCCGCAGAGATGACCACCAGCAAGAAACCCGCCTCGGCGACGAAGCCACGGCGGCGCCGCACGAAGTTCCAGCGGCGGGTAGCCGGCCTTCTGGCGCTTTTTGTCGCGCTGCTGAGCGCGGGCGGGCTCTACGCCCTGTTCGCCCCCGAGCCCCAGACCGCGCAGGCGCAGGTCGACCCCGCGCTGCTGCGCAAGGGTGAGGAGATCTACAACAACACCTGCAGCACCTGCCACGGCGCGAACCTCGAAGGCGTGCAGGACAAGGGCCCGAGCCTGGTCGGCATCGGCGAAGCCGCGGTGTACTTCCAGACCTCCTCCGGCCGCATGCCAGCCGTGCGCCAGGAGGCGCAGGCCGCGCGCAAGCCGCCGAAGCTCACCCCGGAGGAGATCGACGCACTGGGCGCCTACATCCAGGCGAACGGCGGCGGTCCGCAGCGG
The genomic region above belongs to Amycolatopsis sp. YIM 10 and contains:
- a CDS encoding ABC transporter substrate-binding protein, producing MKRARVGALLLAAALAMTACQQKPGERVEGGELTIGVGGQPLLVYLPTTLAQQLGYYEEEGLKVKLEDLQGGSKALQAMQGGSVDVVSGYYDHTIQMQAKKKEVKSFVTMLRYPSIVLAVSPKAGKPIDSIDDLAGANVGVTAPGSSTDFFLKYLLSKHGLDPGAANVQGIGGDAGAVAAMEQGRVDAAVMIDPAVSVLQTRVGVDKVKILTDTRTAQGVQEDFGVPAYPAAVLYSSAEWLAGNGDTARKLANAIVKTLRWIEQHSPDEIAARMPAEYAQGDRGVYVQAIGRAKESFSRDGTMPADGAQAVHRVLSQFDTEIASAPMDLSRTYSNEYLPQ
- the asnB gene encoding asparagine synthase (glutamine-hydrolyzing); translated protein: MCGLLGLVCATEEDAAKARDAVGAALRCQRHRGPDETDTWADAEVVYGFNRLAFIDLEHSHQPLTWGPPESPNRYTMNFNGEIYNYLELRETLATEHGAKFNTEGDGEAIVAAYHFLGPDAVKKLRGMFAFMIWDSQEKLVYGARDPFGIKPLFYSEGPGGVAFSSEKKSLLELSDTLGVKQQLDQIALQHYLTLQYVPEPESLHAGVRRIESGTSFTVSPGGQVKTERYFFPEFTAKPVSGPKGSEELYERISQVMQDSVAKHMIADPDVTVGAFLSGGIDSTATAALAKRHNPNLIAFTTGFEREGYSEVDVAAESAEAIGVKHVIRTVSSDEMMEALPLIVWYLDDPVADPALVPLWFIAREARKYVKAVLSGEGSDELFGGYTIYREPLSLARFEKMPGAVKSLLGKVSTKIPEGTRGKDLLRRGSLSLEERYYGNARIFREDQLRGVLRNFTDGVGHQDVTEPWYRISRDWDPVARMQHVDLFTWLRGDILVKADKVTMANSLELRVPFLDAEVFKVAASIPLEEKITRETTKHALRRALDGIVPAHVLNRRKLGFPVPIRHWLRTDMYDWARGIVSDSKTEDLFDKAAVLRMLEEHKAGTLDHSRRIWALVVFMIWHGIFVENRIKPEIPEPVYPVKL
- the coxB gene encoding cytochrome c oxidase subunit II, with amino-acid sequence MGVAERTPAKRRSKVGKVTGLAALVAATATGCSGDEVLRFGWPEGVTPQAESMRNLWTWSVIAALVVGVIVWALIFWSVAFHRKKKAADGVTEELPRQFQYNVPLELFCVVVPVIMVCVLFFFTATTESKVLAKTEDPDVTVDVIAFQWNWEFRYPSESRDAEAQTISTVGSSAEIPILVLPTDRTIRYNLLSTDVIHSFWVPEFHFKRDVMPHPDKNNQDSSFENTIDREGAFVGRCAELCGTYHSVMNFEVRALSPDKYDQFIRLRTQVNPATGKPNTTAEALSALNCGELCAPQATTTQPFNTDRTARTATG
- a CDS encoding cytochrome c oxidase subunit 4 produces the protein MKVEARIFDIVTLFAFLVAVVYGVMTGKMSPYGVEPVGLVALILTGGLSLLAGSYLRFVARRIEPRPEDREDAEVSDGAGELGFFSPGSYWPVGLAASAATAGVAMAFFEIWLLVTAIVMLLITIGGLVFEYHTGPNHD
- the trpD gene encoding anthranilate phosphoribosyltransferase, which produces MPEHSWPVLLNQLIDGADLSARDTAWAMDQVMSGSATDAQVAGFAVALRAKGETPAEISGFAEAMLAHARRVHVDMAAVDIVGTGGDRSGSVNISTMTSLVVAAAGAPVVKHGNRAASSKSGAADVLESLGVAIDLPPAGVERCVAELGIGFCFAPIFHPGFRHAGPTRQQLGVPTTFNLLGPLTNPAQPSSALIGCAYRDKTAVLAEVFARRGNSVLLVRGDDGLDEITTTTTTSAWVVSRGQVREESIDPAAWEIARSTAEDLRGGDAAFNAEVVRELVSGKPGPVRDAVLVNAAGALAAHTGFTGSLTEDIGSGLARAAEAIDSGAAADLLTRWVALSTSLK
- a CDS encoding heme-copper oxidase subunit III, producing MRLVTTAPTISQRVHSLNRPNMVSVGTIVWLSSELMFFAGLFAMFFTVKAQNSSGHWPPILESTGEPIHLNLPYALPFTIILVASSFTCQLGVFAAEKGDVYGLRRWYLITLLMGAIFVGGQGYEYLQLINEGVTIPSGAFGTVFYLTTGFHGLHVIGGLIAFVYLLIRTRLSKFTPAQATSAIVVSYYWHFVDIVWIGLFAVIYIVP
- a CDS encoding c-type cytochrome, coding for MTTSKKPASATKPRRRRTKFQRRVAGLLALFVALLSAGGLYALFAPEPQTAQAQVDPALLRKGEEIYNNTCSTCHGANLEGVQDKGPSLVGIGEAAVYFQTSSGRMPAVRQEAQAARKPPKLTPEEIDALGAYIQANGGGPQRPAEKGEELRGESPARGGELFRLNCASCHNFTGAGGALSEGKYAPPLAPATEEQLYTAMLTGPQNMPKFSDRQLTPEEKKDIIAYVKSVSDGNNNPGGNGLNGFGPASEGVIAWIVGIAALVGVTLWIGSRA